The DNA region CTAATTCGCCAACAGCTACAAAAGGGGAAGGTTCATTAAGGACTCTTGGCTCGTTATCAACAATCTCCTGCAATGTCACTTTAGCAAGGCGAAGATCATCTTCATAACCAATATTAAAGGTCATATCAATACGTCTGGTTGCTTTAGCGGAAAAGTTGGTTATATTTTTACCAATCACAGCAGAGTTAGGAATGATAATCTGTTTATTATCTGCTGTTTTAAGAATGACGCTAAAGAGGTTCAACTCTTCAACTGTGCCATTTTCACCAGCGATTTGTACAGAATGTCCGATTTTAAAAGGACGGAAGAATACCAGTAAAATACCAGCACCTACATTAGAAAGTGTACCTTGAAGTGCAAGACCTATTGCTAGTCCTGCTGTTCCCAGAACGGCTAAGAAGGAAGTGGTGTTAATGC from Sulfurospirillum diekertiae includes:
- a CDS encoding mechanosensitive ion channel family protein, whose product is MDLSWAVVVNFVTLYGVKVIASLLIFFIGKKIASLLTTVVVKGMRKSKIDETITSFFSNVIYFGLLVVIILAALSNLGINTTSFLAVLGTAGLAIGLALQGTLSNVGAGILLVFFRPFKIGHSVQIAGENGTVEELNLFSVILKTADNKQIIIPNSAVIGKNITNFSAKATRRIDMTFNIGYEDDLRLAKVTLQEIVDNEPRVLNEPSPFVAVGELAQNSVKLIVRVWVKTEDYSIVSFDIFEKVKLAFDEKRISIPHPLLPEA